In Marasmius oreades isolate 03SP1 chromosome 1, whole genome shotgun sequence, one DNA window encodes the following:
- the SNX3 gene encoding Sorting nexin-3, producing MTTVSPFARVSAFDETIGREQTIEEMYSVPESFLEIEVRNPQTHGFGRKMYTDYEIVCKTNIPAFKLRHSLVRRRYSDFEAFRDILERESTRVNIPPLPGKVFTNRFSDEVIESRREGLERFLSIVAGHPLLQTGSKVLCAFLQDPAWDKAQWI from the exons ATGACAACTGTCTCACCATTCGCGCGCGTAAGCGCATTCGACGAAACTATCGGTAGGGAGCAAACT ATCGAAGAAATGTACAGCGTTCCTGAAAGCTTTTTGGAAATCGAAGTCCGAAACCCGCAGACGCATGGGTTTGGAAGGAAGATGTATACGGATTATGAGATCGTGTGCAAG ACCAACATACCCGCATTCAAACTTCGCCATTCCTTGGTCCGAAGACGTTACTCCGATTtcgaagctttccgagacaTCCTTGAACGAGAAAGCACGAGAGTCAatattcctcctcttccaggAAAGGTTTTCACGAACCGGTTTTCGGACGAGGTCATAGAGAGTAGGAGAGAAGGTTTGGAGAGGTTTTTGAGTATTGTTGCTGGGCATCCTTTACTACAG ACGGGGAGTAAAGTTCTATGCGCATTCCTACAAGATCCTGCTTGGGATAAGGCTCagtggatttga